The following are from one region of the Juglans regia cultivar Chandler chromosome 10, Walnut 2.0, whole genome shotgun sequence genome:
- the LOC108984112 gene encoding uncharacterized protein LOC108984112, whose amino-acid sequence MCCSFPINTHAALSHSYPLLSPCSLTSILHSDSQIQRLIFPVLLFVMMSITIDRSKFLHGDGGPYAPIYGATRFRAEQRGDDLESCSSSSIGRNSDSLSDGGDESGGESEIQSSYKGPLDTMDALEEVLPVKRGISNFYSGKSKSFTSLGDVSSETSIKDLEKAENPYTRKRKNLLAHSSFWDKNHSCPLKNNGDATSKRSTNSSRSTFPIGTDSGSNGRNEDSNSVSASPSFCLPPLHPHGKKPPCSSSLPPPPLRNSPWRSFSLPDLQCAAAATPDITGLAIYSGDKDNKLH is encoded by the exons ATGTGCTGCTCTTTCCCTATTAATACCCACGCAGCTCTGTCCCACTCTTACCCACTGCTTTCTCCGTGCTCTCTCACTTCAATTCTTCACTCAGATAGTCAGATACAGAGACTTATTTTTCCTGTCCTTTTATTCGTAATGATGTCGATCACAATCGATCGCTCCAAATTCCTCCACGGTGATGGCGGGCCGTATGCTCCGATCTACGGCGCGACGCGGTTCCGGGCGGAGCAAAGAGGGGATGATTTGGAATCGTGTAGCTCTTCGTCGATCGGGAGGAACAGTGATTCTTTATCGGACGGTGGTGATGAGTCGGGCGGGGAGAGCGAGATTCAGAGCTCGTATAAGGGACCGTTGGATACCATGGATGCTTTGGAGGAAGTCTTGCCGGTcaa GAGAGGTATATCCAACTTTTATAGCGGCAAGTCAAAGTCCTTCACAAGCCTAGGAGATGTCTCATCCGAAACCTCTATCAAAGACCTCGAAAAGGCAGAAAATCCCTACACCAGAAAACGCAAGAACTTATTAGCTCATAGTAGTTTCTGGGACAAGAATCACAGCTGCCCTTTGAAAAACAATGGTGATGCGACATCAAAGAGATCAACTAACTCTAGTCGAAGCACATTTCCTATTGGAACCGACTCTGGAAGCAATGGTAGAAATGAGGACTCCAACTCGGTCTCAGCATCACCATCTTTCTGTCTTCCACCTTTGCATCCACATGGAAAAAAACCACCCTGCAGTAGCTCATTACCCCCACCTCCACTACGAAATTCTCCATGGCGGTCATTCTCTCTGCCTGATCTACAGTGTGCAGCAGCAGCAACTCCTGACATAACTGGCTTGGCAATTTACAGTGGAGACAAGGACAACAAATTACACTAA